In a genomic window of Pelotomaculum thermopropionicum SI:
- a CDS encoding hypothetical glycosyltransferase (containing COG1216, predicted glycosyltransferases) translates to MEKIFPTLPEELLPFVSVVVPTRNRQDVLVSCVESLLDVDYPADKLEIIVVDDASDPPVALEGYRRRVKSIRLDENRGPGAARNEAAKLARGEIIAFIDDDCLAGRGWLKDLVPCFQYRDVAAAGGMVEPAGLTRLLEKYERCQSPLSMGKVQRKAAKNTAVSYLPACNLLVRKDLFAAAGGFDPALQVGEDVDLCWRLLEKGGQIYYIPGGAVYHRHRAGLLPFLKRRYDYGRSEALLRKKHPQDKKKHVCFPGSGFVLAAALAWFLAGATAALAALSGLAVLNLFLQSFCRFKGIRRAGGALGFGGVLKAAARSQGAAVYLCSRRFARYRSIPALAASLLVFPGLAPFFLAFHMLPGFVDFVLKKPGLNLFCFVFYHTLEDFAYQAGVIAGINISKLSNNIKKFQKEDPGNGIERTQPVKGPH, encoded by the coding sequence TTGGAGAAAATTTTTCCCACCCTGCCGGAAGAACTGCTTCCCTTCGTGAGCGTGGTGGTCCCCACCCGCAACCGGCAGGATGTGCTGGTTTCCTGCGTCGAATCCCTGCTTGATGTGGACTATCCTGCAGATAAGCTGGAAATTATCGTGGTTGACGACGCGTCCGACCCTCCGGTTGCTCTGGAGGGTTACCGCCGCCGCGTAAAATCAATCAGGCTGGATGAGAACCGGGGGCCCGGGGCGGCCAGAAATGAAGCGGCAAAGCTTGCCCGGGGCGAAATAATAGCCTTTATCGATGACGACTGCCTGGCCGGGCGGGGCTGGCTGAAAGACCTCGTTCCCTGCTTTCAGTACCGGGATGTGGCGGCCGCCGGGGGCATGGTTGAACCTGCCGGCCTGACCAGGCTGCTGGAGAAGTACGAACGGTGCCAGTCGCCGCTGTCGATGGGGAAGGTCCAGCGCAAAGCCGCGAAAAACACGGCGGTATCCTACCTGCCTGCCTGCAACCTGCTGGTCAGAAAAGATTTGTTTGCCGCCGCCGGCGGCTTCGATCCCGCCCTGCAGGTGGGTGAGGATGTCGATTTATGCTGGCGCCTGCTCGAAAAGGGCGGGCAGATTTATTACATTCCCGGCGGGGCGGTTTACCACCGCCACCGCGCCGGGCTTTTGCCTTTTTTAAAAAGGAGGTACGACTACGGACGGTCGGAGGCGCTGCTGCGCAAGAAGCATCCCCAGGATAAAAAGAAGCACGTCTGCTTTCCCGGCAGCGGATTTGTGCTGGCGGCCGCCCTGGCCTGGTTTCTGGCCGGTGCCACGGCCGCCCTGGCGGCGCTGTCCGGCCTGGCCGTGCTGAACCTTTTCCTGCAGTCTTTCTGCAGGTTTAAGGGCATCAGGCGAGCTGGCGGGGCCCTCGGTTTCGGAGGGGTGCTTAAGGCTGCGGCCAGATCGCAGGGAGCGGCGGTTTACCTTTGCAGCAGGCGCTTTGCCCGCTACCGGTCCATACCCGCGCTGGCTGCCTCTCTTCTTGTCTTTCCAGGGCTGGCGCCCTTTTTTCTGGCCTTTCACATGCTGCCGGGGTTTGTCGATTTTGTCCTGAAGAAGCCCGGGTTAAATCTATTTTGCTTTGTTTTCTATCATACCCTGGAAGATTTCGCTTACCAGGCCGGGGTAATCGCCGGTATAAATATTTCTAAATTAAGCAATAATATAAAAAAATTTCAAAAGGAGGATCCCGGCAATGGAATTGAGCGCACGCAACCAGTTAAAGGCCCGCATTAA
- the TupB gene encoding ABC-type tungstate transport system, permease component, which yields MKNFKKSCVSLLVLTFMLVLAAVQGCGKASQPQQAGQQPQNKEVILATTTSTQDTGLLDVLLPIFEQKTGYKVKPIAVGSGAAMEMGKKGEADVLLVHAPQSEKELVDSGVGINYRLVMHNDFVIVGPAGDPAGIKGSKAVDAFKKIAEKKAVFVSRGDESGTHKKEKEIWAAAGIKPEGSWYQQSGTGMGQTLSIASEKNGYTLTDRGTYLAQQKNIKLEVLAEGDKALLNIYHVMQVNPEKFSKVNKDGGKAFVEFMVDPETQKIIGDFGRDKYGQALFTPDAGKKEEDLGK from the coding sequence ATGAAAAATTTTAAAAAATCATGCGTTTCGTTATTAGTTTTAACCTTCATGCTGGTGCTGGCGGCCGTTCAGGGGTGCGGCAAGGCTTCCCAGCCCCAGCAGGCCGGGCAGCAGCCGCAAAATAAGGAGGTTATCCTGGCCACAACCACAAGCACCCAGGATACCGGCCTGCTGGACGTGCTTTTACCAATATTTGAACAAAAAACCGGCTACAAGGTCAAGCCGATAGCGGTCGGCAGCGGCGCCGCCATGGAAATGGGCAAAAAAGGCGAGGCGGACGTCCTGCTCGTCCACGCGCCGCAAAGCGAAAAGGAGCTTGTTGACAGCGGCGTTGGCATAAACTACCGCCTGGTGATGCACAACGACTTCGTCATCGTCGGCCCTGCCGGGGACCCGGCCGGGATTAAAGGCAGCAAAGCCGTCGATGCCTTTAAAAAGATAGCCGAAAAGAAAGCTGTATTCGTTTCCCGCGGCGATGAGTCCGGCACCCACAAAAAGGAAAAGGAAATATGGGCCGCCGCCGGGATTAAGCCGGAGGGAAGCTGGTACCAGCAGAGCGGCACGGGTATGGGCCAGACTCTGAGCATTGCCAGCGAAAAAAACGGTTACACCCTCACCGACAGGGGAACTTACCTGGCCCAGCAGAAGAACATCAAACTGGAAGTGCTGGCGGAAGGCGACAAGGCGCTCCTCAATATCTACCATGTAATGCAGGTAAACCCTGAAAAGTTCAGCAAGGTCAACAAGGACGGCGGGAAAGCCTTTGTCGAGTTCATGGTGGACCCGGAAACCCAGAAAATTATCGGCGACTTTGGCAGGGATAAATACGGCCAGGCGCTGTTCACCCCGGACGCCGGCAAAAAGGAAGAGGACCTTGGCAAATAG
- the TupB gene encoding ABC-type tungstate transport system, permease component codes for MKLKVLIAAVLPALLLLAAGCAGQKNQPSGTGQILLASTIGPIDAGIVSALEDSFEKKTGIRVRHVGAGTGAALKMAESGNFDLVMAHAKALEEKFVADGFGTRRIDLMYNDFVIMGPESDPAGIKGLKAYEALKRIMESKSLFISRGDNSGTHVAEKELWQAAGLKPAGDWYRVYEKGAEGNAKTLKYADEQKAYTFIDRATYLTMKNDISLKVLVEKDESLLNFISLIPVNPQKFPGVKYKQAMQFVEFCTSKEGQTIIRDFGKDKYGEPLFFPNSTEGKALSKT; via the coding sequence TTGAAGTTGAAAGTTCTAATTGCGGCCGTGCTTCCTGCTCTTTTATTGCTGGCAGCAGGCTGTGCCGGCCAAAAAAATCAGCCGTCCGGCACCGGCCAGATTCTTCTTGCCAGCACAATCGGCCCGATTGACGCCGGAATAGTTTCGGCGCTGGAAGACAGTTTTGAAAAGAAAACCGGAATCAGGGTGAGGCACGTCGGTGCGGGAACAGGAGCGGCACTTAAAATGGCGGAAAGCGGCAACTTCGATCTGGTCATGGCCCATGCAAAGGCACTGGAAGAAAAGTTTGTTGCCGACGGTTTTGGAACCCGGAGAATCGACCTTATGTACAATGACTTTGTCATAATGGGACCGGAATCCGACCCGGCCGGAATTAAAGGTTTAAAGGCTTATGAAGCCTTGAAGAGGATCATGGAGAGCAAATCGCTTTTCATCAGCCGCGGCGATAACTCCGGCACGCATGTTGCGGAAAAGGAACTGTGGCAGGCGGCCGGGCTCAAGCCTGCAGGCGATTGGTACAGGGTTTATGAAAAAGGTGCCGAAGGCAATGCCAAAACCCTTAAGTATGCAGACGAGCAAAAAGCTTATACTTTCATCGACAGGGCGACCTATCTGACCATGAAAAACGACATCAGCTTAAAAGTGCTTGTTGAAAAAGACGAGTCTTTGCTTAATTTTATATCTTTAATCCCGGTTAACCCTCAGAAATTTCCCGGAGTTAAATACAAGCAGGCCATGCAGTTTGTGGAGTTCTGCACCTCGAAAGAAGGTCAAACTATCATCAGGGATTTCGGAAAGGACAAGTACGGTGAGCCTTTGTTCTTCCCCAACTCTACTGAAGGGAAAGCCCTTTCTAAAACCTGA